A window of Calonectris borealis chromosome 3, bCalBor7.hap1.2, whole genome shotgun sequence contains these coding sequences:
- the DDX1 gene encoding ATP-dependent RNA helicase DDX1 isoform X1 produces MAAFSEMGVMPEIAQAVEEMDWLLPTDIQAESIPLILGGGDVLMAAETGSGKTGAFSIPVIQIVYETLKDQMEGKKGKATIKTGGAAIGSDGLCCQSREVKEWHGCRATRGVTKGKYYYEVSCHDQGLCRVGWSTMQASLDLGTDKFGFGFGGTGKKSHNKQFDSYGEEFTMHDTIGCYLDIDKGQIKFSKNGKDLGLAFEIPSHIRNQALFAACVLKNAELKFNFGEDDFKFPPKDGYIGLCKAPDGSVVKSQHSGNAQVVQTQNLPNAPKALIVEPSRELAEQTLNNVKQFKKYVDNPKLRELLIIGGVAARDQLSVLEQGVDIVVGTPGRLDDLVSTGKLNLSQVRFLVLDEADGLLLQGYSDFINRIHSQIPQITSDGKRLQVIVCSATLHSFDVKKLSEKIMHFPTWVDLKGEDSVPETVHHVVVPVNPKADKLWERLGKNHIRTDEVHAKDNTRPGANTPEMWSEAIKILKGEYTVRAIKEHKMDQAIIFCRTKIDCDNMEQYFIQQGGGPDRKGHQFSCVCLHGDRKPQERKQNLERFKRGDVRFLICTDVAARGIDIHGVPYVINVTLPDEKQNYVHRIGRVGRAERMGLAISLVAKEKEKVWYHVCSSRGKGCYNTRLKEEGGCTIWYNEMQLLGEIEEHLNCTISQVEPDIKVPVDDFDGKVTYGQKRALGGGLYKGHVDILAPTVQELAALEKEAQTSFLHLGYLPNQLFRTF; encoded by the exons AAATGGGTGTTATGCCCGAGATAGCTCAAGCAGTGGAGGAGATGGACTGGCT TCTTCCTACAGATATCCAAGCAGAATCCATCCCACTGATCCTGGGAGGTGGTGATGTACTTATG GCTGCTGAAACAGGGAGTGGAAAAACTGGT GCTTTCAGCATTCCAGTTATCCAGATTGTTTATGAAACGCTGAAGGACCAGATGGAAGGCAAGAAAGGGAAAGCAACTATTAAAACTGGTGGGGCAG CAATTGGATCAGACGGTTTGTGTTGTCAAAGCAGAGAGGTAAAAGAATGGCATGGATGCAGAGCAACTAGAGGAGTGACTAAAG ggAAATACTACTATGAAGTTTCCTGTCATGACCAAGGCTTGTGCAGAGTTGGTTGGTCTACTATGCAGGCTTCACTAGATTTGG GCACTGATAAATTTGGCTTTGGCTTTGGTGGCACTGGTAAGAAATCTCACAACAAGCAATTTGACAGCTACGGTGAG GAATTCACTATGCATGATACAATTGGATGTTATCTAGACATAGATAAAGGACAAATAAAATTTTCGAAAAATG GGAAGGACCTTGGCCTTGCATTTGAAATCCCATCACACATAAGGAACCAAGCACTTTTTGCAGCTTGTGTACTGAAG AATGCTGAACTGAAATTCAATTTTGGTGAAGACGACTTCAAGTTTCCACCAAAAGATGGCTATATTGGTCTTTGCAAGGCTCCCGATGGTAGTGTTGTAAAATCACAACACTCAG GAAATGCACAAGTGGTTCAAACACAGAACCTTCCAAATGCTCCAAAAGCATTGATTGTAGAACCGTCAAGAGAGCTTGCAGAACAAACTTTGAACAATGTGAAGCAGTTCAAAAAATACGTTGATAATCCCAAATTAAG GGAGCTGTTGATTATTGGTGGGGTTGCTGCAAGAGATCAACTCTCTGTACTGGAACAAGGG GTGGATATTGTCGTTGGAACTCCTGGAAGACTGGATGACCTGGTCTCAACGGGAAAGCTTAATTTATCTCAAGTTAGATTCCTGGTTCTGGACGAAGCT GATGGCCTTCTCCTCCAAGGTTATTCAGATTTCATAAATAGGATCCACAGTCAAATTCCTCAGATAACTTCAGATGGAAAGAGACTTCAG GTGATTGTGTGCTCTGCAACACTACATTCTTTTGATGTGAAAAAACTATCTGAGAAGATCATGCATTTTCCCACCTGGGTTGATTTGAAAGGGGAAGATTCTGTCCCTGAAACTGTACACCATGTAGTTGTGCCTGTAAATCCAAAAGCTGACAAACTCTGGGAAAGGCTCGGCAAGAACCATATCAGA actgATGAAGTACATGCAAAGGACAATACACGACCTGGTGCTAACACTCCAG AAATGTGGTCTGAAGCTATTAAAATTCTAAAAGGAGAATACACTGTTCGGGCAATCAAAGAACACAAGATGGACCAAGCCATTATTTTCTGTAGGACTAAAATAGACTGTGATAATATGGAGCAGTACTTCATCCAACAGGGCGGAG GCCCTGATAGGAAGGGACATCAGTTCTCATGTGTCTGTCTGCATGGTGACAGAAAACCtcaagaaagaaagcaaaacctggaAAGATTTAAG AGAGGGGATGTCCGTTTCTTGATCTGCACAGATGTTGCTGCTAGAGGAATTGATATTCATGGTGTTCCATATG TTATCAATGTCACACTCCCTGATGAAAAACAGAACTATGTTCATCGAATTGGGAGAGTAGGCAGAGCTGAGAG GATGGGTCTAGCAATCTCCCTTgtggcaaaagagaaagaaaag gTTTGGTATCATGTATGCAGTAGTCGTGGAAAAGGGTGTTACAATACTAGACTGAAGGAAGAAGGAGGTTGTACCATATGGTACAACGAGATGCAG ttgctgGGGGAGATTGAAGAACACTTAAACTGCACTATTTCCCAAGTTGAACCAGACATAAAAGTACCAGTAGATGATTTTGATGGGAAAGTTACATATGGGCAGAAAAGAGCTCTGGGTG GTGGGCTGTATAAAGGCCATGTGGATATTCTGGCACCTACAGTACAAGAGTTGGCTGCTCTTGAAAAGGAGGCTCAGACATCTTTCTTGCATCTTGGCTATCTTCCTAACCAGCTGTTTAGAACATTCTGA
- the DDX1 gene encoding ATP-dependent RNA helicase DDX1 isoform X2, with translation MAAFSEMGVMPEIAQAVEEMDWLLPTDIQAESIPLILGGGDVLMAAETGSGKTGAFSIPVIQIVYETLKDQMEGKKGKATIKTGGAVLNKWQMNPYDRGSAFAIGSDGLCCQSREVKEWHGCRATRGVTKGKYYYEVSCHDQGLCRVGWSTMQASLDLGTDKFGFGFGGTGKKSHNKQFDSYGEEFTMHDTIGCYLDIDKGQIKFSKNGKDLGLAFEIPSHIRNQALFAACVLKNAELKFNFGEDDFKFPPKDGYIGLCKAPDGSVVKSQHSGNAQVVQTQNLPNAPKALIVEPSRELAEQTLNNVKQFKKYVDNPKLRELLIIGGVAARDQLSVLEQGVDIVVGTPGRLDDLVSTGKLNLSQVRFLVLDEADGLLLQGYSDFINRIHSQIPQITSDGKRLQVIVCSATLHSFDVKKLSEKIMHFPTWVDLKGEDSVPETVHHVVVPVNPKADKLWERLGKNHIRTDEVHAKDNTRPGANTPEMWSEAIKILKGEYTVRAIKEHKMDQAIIFCRTKIDCDNMEQYFIQQGGGPDRKGHQFSCVCLHGDRKPQERKQNLERFKRGDVRFLICTDVAARGIDIHGVPYVINVTLPDEKQNYVHRIGRVGRAERMGLAISLVAKEKEKVWYHVCSSRGKGCYNTRLKEEGGCTIWYNEMQLLGEIEEHLNCTISQVEPDIKVPVDDFDGKVTYGQKRALGGGLYKGHVDILAPTVQELAALEKEAQTSFLHLGYLPNQLFRTF, from the exons AAATGGGTGTTATGCCCGAGATAGCTCAAGCAGTGGAGGAGATGGACTGGCT TCTTCCTACAGATATCCAAGCAGAATCCATCCCACTGATCCTGGGAGGTGGTGATGTACTTATG GCTGCTGAAACAGGGAGTGGAAAAACTGGT GCTTTCAGCATTCCAGTTATCCAGATTGTTTATGAAACGCTGAAGGACCAGATGGAAGGCAAGAAAGGGAAAGCAACTATTAAAACTGGTGGGGCAG TGCTCAATAAATGGCAGATGAACCCATATGATAGAGGATCAGCTTTTG CAATTGGATCAGACGGTTTGTGTTGTCAAAGCAGAGAGGTAAAAGAATGGCATGGATGCAGAGCAACTAGAGGAGTGACTAAAG ggAAATACTACTATGAAGTTTCCTGTCATGACCAAGGCTTGTGCAGAGTTGGTTGGTCTACTATGCAGGCTTCACTAGATTTGG GCACTGATAAATTTGGCTTTGGCTTTGGTGGCACTGGTAAGAAATCTCACAACAAGCAATTTGACAGCTACGGTGAG GAATTCACTATGCATGATACAATTGGATGTTATCTAGACATAGATAAAGGACAAATAAAATTTTCGAAAAATG GGAAGGACCTTGGCCTTGCATTTGAAATCCCATCACACATAAGGAACCAAGCACTTTTTGCAGCTTGTGTACTGAAG AATGCTGAACTGAAATTCAATTTTGGTGAAGACGACTTCAAGTTTCCACCAAAAGATGGCTATATTGGTCTTTGCAAGGCTCCCGATGGTAGTGTTGTAAAATCACAACACTCAG GAAATGCACAAGTGGTTCAAACACAGAACCTTCCAAATGCTCCAAAAGCATTGATTGTAGAACCGTCAAGAGAGCTTGCAGAACAAACTTTGAACAATGTGAAGCAGTTCAAAAAATACGTTGATAATCCCAAATTAAG GGAGCTGTTGATTATTGGTGGGGTTGCTGCAAGAGATCAACTCTCTGTACTGGAACAAGGG GTGGATATTGTCGTTGGAACTCCTGGAAGACTGGATGACCTGGTCTCAACGGGAAAGCTTAATTTATCTCAAGTTAGATTCCTGGTTCTGGACGAAGCT GATGGCCTTCTCCTCCAAGGTTATTCAGATTTCATAAATAGGATCCACAGTCAAATTCCTCAGATAACTTCAGATGGAAAGAGACTTCAG GTGATTGTGTGCTCTGCAACACTACATTCTTTTGATGTGAAAAAACTATCTGAGAAGATCATGCATTTTCCCACCTGGGTTGATTTGAAAGGGGAAGATTCTGTCCCTGAAACTGTACACCATGTAGTTGTGCCTGTAAATCCAAAAGCTGACAAACTCTGGGAAAGGCTCGGCAAGAACCATATCAGA actgATGAAGTACATGCAAAGGACAATACACGACCTGGTGCTAACACTCCAG AAATGTGGTCTGAAGCTATTAAAATTCTAAAAGGAGAATACACTGTTCGGGCAATCAAAGAACACAAGATGGACCAAGCCATTATTTTCTGTAGGACTAAAATAGACTGTGATAATATGGAGCAGTACTTCATCCAACAGGGCGGAG GCCCTGATAGGAAGGGACATCAGTTCTCATGTGTCTGTCTGCATGGTGACAGAAAACCtcaagaaagaaagcaaaacctggaAAGATTTAAG AGAGGGGATGTCCGTTTCTTGATCTGCACAGATGTTGCTGCTAGAGGAATTGATATTCATGGTGTTCCATATG TTATCAATGTCACACTCCCTGATGAAAAACAGAACTATGTTCATCGAATTGGGAGAGTAGGCAGAGCTGAGAG GATGGGTCTAGCAATCTCCCTTgtggcaaaagagaaagaaaag gTTTGGTATCATGTATGCAGTAGTCGTGGAAAAGGGTGTTACAATACTAGACTGAAGGAAGAAGGAGGTTGTACCATATGGTACAACGAGATGCAG ttgctgGGGGAGATTGAAGAACACTTAAACTGCACTATTTCCCAAGTTGAACCAGACATAAAAGTACCAGTAGATGATTTTGATGGGAAAGTTACATATGGGCAGAAAAGAGCTCTGGGTG GTGGGCTGTATAAAGGCCATGTGGATATTCTGGCACCTACAGTACAAGAGTTGGCTGCTCTTGAAAAGGAGGCTCAGACATCTTTCTTGCATCTTGGCTATCTTCCTAACCAGCTGTTTAGAACATTCTGA